ACGGTGTCGATCTCGATCACTTCATGCGAATCGCGCAGTGCCGCGTACACCTTCCTGCCACCGTCCGGTGCGGCCAGGGCGACGGCACCGGACAGGCCACTGATCGTGTTGATGAGCCGGCCGACGAGGCGACCCGAACGGCGGCACGTGCAACCTGTTCACGAACAAGACGCCGGGCCTCGGCGACCCGAGCGCTCGTCTCCTTCCGGGCCTGCTCGATCGCCACGGCCGTCCCGGGGGATACCGCTTTCTTTCTACCGTTGACATTCCTTTCCCGCTGTGAGGTATATGGCATATGGTCATGCTTTTTGGTGGTCGGTGCCGGTCGCTGGCCATCGTGGCATTCACACTGGTCACTACTGTGCCGCTGGCCGTCATTCCCGCTACTCCGGCCGCCGCGGGAGCGGTGAACCCGCTGGAAAGATGCCTGTACGAGCTGAGCTCGTACCAGAACGCCTTCAATATGCCCAGCACCGGACTTTTGCCTTATACGAGCCCGCCGGGATACCTGCCGAATGACCTTCTCAGCTTCCGGACGACAGGATCGGTTCAAATTCAACCCGGCGCGGGCGCGGTGAAGGGACCTGACGGCGATCCGGTGAACGCGCCCACGACGGGAGGCTGGCCGGCACCGGGGCTGCGGCAGTTCGCACTGCTGATGCGCGTCCGGCAGGGACAGGTGCGCTTGGAGAGCAACGGCAGCGTTCCCGACGGTCGCACGCTGGGCGGCACCATGGTGCCCTGGCGCTGGTATGTCGCGGGCTCCTACAGCGGATGCCTGCGCATACTGGAGAACGCTCCACCGTCCATCGAATTCCTGATGAACGAGCCAAATCTGACGGACAACAGCGGTCGTTTCCTCTCCGTGGGCAAGCACTGGTGGTTGAGCTGATGTACCCCGAGCTCGGTGGAGTCGGCTTGGTTGGCTCTTACGCCGACTGGAAATTCGGGTAGAGCGTCTCGTACTCGATGGGGGTGAGCATCCCCAGGATGCTGTGCAGGGCCCCGGCGTTGATTCGCCATGTCCAGTTCCGGCATGTTGATCAGATGTTGTAGACGGCGAATGCGGCATCGCGGTCGAGGAGGTCGCGGCGGGCGTGGGCGATGTCGGCTCGATCGGCCAGGCGCATGGTGCTGATCGCCAGATTCCGGAAGCCGGCCAGCGCTCTGGGTGCGGTACCTGTCCTGAGCCGGGAGTGATCCTCCCGGAAAGTTACGTCGCGGACCCAGTGGAGCCGATTTTCCACTCCCCAGTGCGCCCGCTCGTAATGGGGCCGGCGCTCGTACGCCTCGCCACTCCCGGTGAGCGAGTTCCCCGACGGCCGCCCACCCCCCTGTCGGTCACGGATCGCGGACCTACCGCGAATCCCGGCACGGAGCGGGTGGACGTCAACGTCTCCGACTTCGGACGGCTGCAGCACTCTGACGGGCCTGATCATTCGTTAGGTGGTGAATTCGACGCCGGCGAGGGAAACGGTGCGGTACGCGGCGAGGCGTTCAGCTTGTTCGACGATGTCATCGCGCGTGGTAGCGGGCAGCTTGTGCCACGGCTGAACGGCGACCTTCAATGTCTTGCCGGACTTGCGGGGACGCCAGGTGCCGACCAGTTCACCGTCGACCAGGACGGCGCCGGGGCGACCCAGCACCGGCCACAACTCCTTGGCGTGGGCCGTGCCCGGCACCAGGGTTGCCCGGTCTTTGGCCTGGAGGAAAAGGTCGAACGGGCCGAGCAGGCGCGTTGCCGTGGCGTCGGCCGATTCCAGCGCCGGTTCGTCGGCGGCCAGGAGCGAGCGCGCCTCGCCGCCGACCGTCACCTCGATCACGTCTTCGGGCCAGCGTGCCTTCACATCCTTGACCGTGGTATCGAGATAGTCGGCCACGTGTTTGGGGGTGGCCGGGCCGAGCAGACGAAGGTACGCGCGGATGAGGTCGAATCTGTCGCCCGAGGCGACGGCCTTCTTGAACCCCGCGGTGCGCTGCAGGACCGGCGGCGACGTGTCGAGTTGCAGCTCCAGCCCGGCCCGCACGGCGGCCAGCCGGAACGGCATTTCGTGGAGGTGGGTAGCGTCGCATGATCGGCAGAACCGCAGATACGGCTCGGGCATCACCTCGGCCAAGCGCCCGGAGACGTCCCCCTTGGCCATCGGCTTGGTGACGATGGCTCGCATCTGAGCGGCTACCTCGTCGAGGGCAGCCAGATTGCCGATGTCAGCCGCCTTCAACGGCCTGGCGGCGTCGTAGATGCGCTTGCCCGCGTCAGCGTCGGAGAACGGCTCGACCGCGGCCGCCACCTTCCCCACGTCAGCGCGGCGGTAAAGGTGGGGAGCACCTCGCACAGTCCACAGCAGGATCAGATCCTCCACGGACAACGCCGCCACATCGACCCCGCGCATGGCCAGCGCCCACCTGCCGCCGTCCGGACCGGTCTCCTGCGCCCCGATATCGAGCACTGCGGTGTTTCCGAGCGTGCCCTCGGCTCGGTCAAGCTGCTGCGCCTGAACGCGGAAGTTCATCACCTGGCGCTGATCAATCATCCCTATATCCTAGGAAGCGACCCCGACAGACGCGCCGCGGCAGCCGGGCGTGACGGCCAGGTGGGGTGCGCAGTGCGGTCAGGATGCTGGACGTTGATGTTGAGCTAGTGCACATAGTCCTGGAACATCTGGCCTTCCAGGATCGGGTGTCAGCCTGGCGGAGCACCGAGGAGGCTGGACTTCTCGGGCCGTATTGGTGCCAGCTGACCTGGGAAGATACTCTCAAGATCATATCGCGCATGTATCGCGATCATTGGCCTGCGGCTGCACACAGTGGCTTACGACTGCTCTTGATCCACTGTCTGTGATCAATAAATGCCCAGGTCAAGGACGTTTTCGCTGGTTGGAAGAGTGCCCCCGGCATGATTCGAACATGCGACACCCGCTTTAGGGGTGCGACTGTTCTTCTACCTGGAATACCGCTTTGAGCTGCCCAGACTATGCGCGAGACGATCACTCCTTTCTTGATCATTCCGTACATGCTCCGTTGTGAGCGACTCGGTCGCCATGTCCTCCGATGGCAAGCGGACTGGGCACCGGAGTCGTCAAGATCCGGAGGTAGGAGGCCGTGCGACTCGATCCGATGTCGTACGTCCGGTTTACTCCCAGCGTCAGAGTGCCGACGGTTCACAGAACCCTGTCCACCGAGCCATCGAACGTCGCTTGACCTGCTAGGACGTCATTCAGACTATCTACGGCGACGCGCATACGGCACAAGCCCGCTTCGGCGCCCCTCTTCCGATCTACGATGGTGGCGTGCACAAGGAACTCCTGACTGCGCTGGAACCGGTATGCCGCGACCTGCGCACGAACTGTGCTGTACCTCCCGACATCCGCGAGGCCCCCGCCGACCCCGACCGTTGGGAAGGGCTGGCGGTCGCCGGCTTCTATGCCCCCGACGGCAGCGGGCAGGGCGTCTCCGCGGTACTCGGACAGGACCCGGCCGAGCAGGTGGCCCGGCTCGCAGATCAGGTGCAGGAGTGGGCGGTGGAAGCATTATGGACCGCGGGTCTGTCCGCGGTGTGGCCGCACTGCCCGTCGCATCCCGATTCGCACCCCTTGGTCGCCAGGGTTGAACGCGACGAGGCGGCGTGGTTCTGTCCGCACACGGGTGAGCTGGTTGCTCCCATCGGGCAATTGCCCGCCATCGCGCCCCCAGAAGGATCCTCGCGCAGGAGTCCGTAGCACAGCCGGCAAGTGGGCCGGCTGGAACTCACAACGGCCAGGTGTCTTCGGCGGATGCCGCCCCGTTCCTGGGCGAGTTCGCGCCGGGCATGGACATGATCACTTTGAAGTGATGTAACCCGGCGTCGATGGAGTTGGCCGGTAGGCCGGGTTCTAATTCGGCCTGCCCGTGACCTGCGGCGAAATCAGGGAAGTCGCTTCTGAGCTGCCAGAACGCTGCCGTCAGTTGACAGTGCTTGCCACGGTCTTCCGACGCCATGTGCCCCCGATGTGCCCTCGACGCTTCCGCGTCATCCTCAGGGACCACCACCACGCCTGCGGCTTCCACGGCGCGAACGTCGGTTCGCTCTGGAAAACCCTTCGCTGAGGCTCTGACCAGCATTTCCGTTGCTTTTGCAGCGATTACTACCGGATCCCCAAGGGTCCGGCGGCAGTCCGAGAGGTGGGAGGCCTGCGCTTGGCGCGCTGGCGGCGAGGTGACGCCCCCACCCCGGATGGGACGGCCCACCGGATAGATCGTCACACCCCCGTTTGCCGCCCCTTCCTGAAAGGATCTAGGCCGGTCGAACCCACGACGATGTTCTTCGGGAAAGAGGTGTCCGGATGGAGCCGTTGCGGCAGGGTGATCCGCGCCAGGCGGGGGCCTATCGGCTGGAGGGGCGGCTGGGCGGTGGCGGGATGGGGCAGGTGTTTCTGGGACGCTCTCGTGGCGGCCGCCCGGTCGCGGTCAAGCTGGTGCGGCCCGAGCTGGCCGACGATGCCGGGTTTCGGCGCCGGTTCGCCCAGGAGGTCGAGGCCGCCCGCCGGGTCGGCGGGTTTTACACCGCCCAGGTGGTCGACGCTGACCCCGATGCCGACCCGCCGTGGCTGGTCACCGCCTACATCCCCGGCCCGTCCCTGCATCAGGCTGTCGCGACGCACGGTCCGCTGCCTGCGGAGGCGATCACAGTGCTGGGAGCGGGACTGGCCGAGGGGCTCGGCGCGATCCACGCCTGCGACCTGGTGCACCGCGACCTCAAACCCTCCAATGTGATCCTCGCCGCCGACGGCCCCCGTGTCATCGACTTCGGCATCACCCGCGCACTAGACGCCACCTCCCACACCCTCTCCCACGTCGTGGTCGGCACCCCGTCGTTCATGTCCCCGGAACAGGCGCGCGGCCACGAGATCGGCCAACCCAGTGACGTGTTCTCCCTCGGACTTGTCCTGGCGTTCGCCGCCACCGGCCGCAGCCCGTTCGGCACAGGCCCGGCTCAAGCGATCGTCTACCGCATCGTCCACGACGGACCCGACCTGACCGGCATGCCCGCCCACCTGGCGGATCTGGTGAGGCGCTGCCTGGCCAAAGACCCCGGCGACCGCGCCCGCGTGGCCGACCTCCTCGAGGAACTCACCAACCCCACCCAGACAATCACCCAATGGCCCCCGCCGCCGATCGCGACGATGATTACCGAACGCCTGGTGCAGACCTCGACGGCCTTGGCGTCCGAGGTCGAGGCGCGGGTACGCGAGCTCATTGGCAGGGGGAAGAATGTCGAAGCGATCAAGCTCGTGCGACAGCGGACCGATCTCGGCCTGAAGGACGCCAAGGAGCTCGTCGACGCCATAGCGGCCGGGTACGCAGTGCCGGCGGCCGGACCCGGCATGCCGGGCCTGCCGGGTTCGCCCGGCGGTCCTGGCCAGGTAGTCGATGCCGAGACACGCGCCGGTGCCGAGGAGCTGATCGCCAAGGGCAAGCTGATCAAAGCGATCACGCTCGTGCGGCAGCGGACCGGTCTCGGTCTCAAGGAGGCCAAGGACTACTGCGAGGCACTGCGGGACGGCAGGCCCTGGCGCGAGGAGCTTCACGCCGCTCTGGTCGGCCTCGGCTATTCGGGCAAGGACGCCGACGCGGCCGTCGACGCGGTCGCCGCCGACCTGACCGGCGACGAGGTCCCCCTGATCCACACGCTCCTGAAGTCGGCCATCCGCAAACTGAGCCGCAAGGAACGGCCGCCCCGGCCCCCCGGGGCGGGCCACCCGGTGGCGATCAGCCACGGTGTCGGCACCACAACCGCCGCGGTAACACTGGCCCTGCTGTGCCTTCCAGGGCTCCTGTACCTGGTCTCCAAGACCGTCGAATACCTCCAAGACCCCGATGCGCCAACCGAGTTGATCGCGGTGAATATGGCGGTGGGCATTGTGGAGGCGGTCCTCCTCGCAACGGGCGCGCTGCTGCTGTTCCAGCACAAGATGGCTGGACGCTGGATGATCGCGGCAACCGGTGGCGCGGCGGCTCTGCACGGTATGAGCGTCAGCGTGCAATACCTTCTGGTTGGAGGGCCACCATCCGTCGCAGCGATCGCCTTCGTTGTCGGCCCGCTGACGGCCGTTTCGGCGGCCGCCGCCATGATCATGGCCATACACCCGTCCACCGGCCGCTGGTGCCTTCGCCGGAGCTAGTGCGGTGACCACGTACGTTAGCCGGGTTGATTGATCGGTTGATGATGGAGGCGTACTGATCTCGCTGTGGGTTATCGACAGGGTTTACCCGTACGAGGGGAGAGCCATTACCAATGCTCCTCGCAATTAGGGATCGGGCGTGCGGCGTGGCTTAGGGCTGGCTGAAGGTTTTCGCTTGCTTGATGGACGGGCCCACCCTCTGCGCCAAGATGATCACTGCGTAATCCACTCCGGCGGTTCAGTTGAGGTCGCCTTGCGCCACGTCTCCGCGACCTCCGAAGGGTTCTGCTGATAAAGGTTGCGGAGGAGCATTATTGCCACGCGGACGAGATCGGGGAAATCCCGCTCTACGGCGATCTGGAGGCCTTTCACAATTAATGCAAGGCCCTCCTCAAGTTGTTCTGATTCACTTGGCAACCGGCCATTGACAACGCAGCTGGTGGCCAAGTCCACCGAGTGGACCTCAGGGTTGGTCACGAGTAAGCGTGCGCCTGACGTCCTTCGAACGCCGCCTGCCGGTGACCGGGCTCGCGCTCGACGTGCGGCGGGGGTCTGTCTCCCCTTGCGACAAGCGGCGTAACCAGTTGCCGCGGTGCCCATCACCGTGGCCGCGACCGTCGACGGCCCACGCCGGTGTCGAGATGAACCGTCGATTCGACATGCTCGAATGCCCGGTGAGGAATCCGTCGATCAGCCAGGAAAGTCCACGAATCGAAACCCTTGACAAAGTGTCTCGCATTTATCAAGGCTGTGATCAGGTACGAAATCGAAGAGGATTCGAGTTATTCGAATGGTGACGACAGGAATGGCGACGACGAGGAAGTCGTCGAGTACGACCAAGGCGTTCGAGCTGCTGGAGACGGTGGCGTCCGCCGGCACAGCGGGTGCGAGCCTGTACGATCCGGCAGCCGCGTCCCATGTCGCGGTCAGCACGGCCCACCGCTACGCCGCATCCCTGCTTGAGCTCGGCGTCCTGGAGAAGGACGGCGGCGGCCGGTACCGGCTCGTCGACATCACGATGACCAAGAAGGACACGATCGACCACCCCGACCGGCCCAGCCGATTCGGGTACGGGGCCACGCAGATCGAAGCCGAGGTCCCTTACACGGTGTTCAAGGACAGCCCGTCTGTGGACATGTCCGTGGCGCTGCACAACCCGGCGGACACGGCGAAGAGCTACGAGTACTGGACCTGTACCACGCTTGCACCGGGCGAGGAGTCGACCTGGGGTTCGCCGACGATGGACATCGTCACGAACGTCGACACCATCCGGTACGACTCGGCCTACCGCTGGATGGCCGACGTCGAGCAGCCGGCTCACCCGCAGACACCGACCGACCGGCATCTCGTGCTCGACAAGATCAAGAAGATGAGCGAGTGGCGTAGCGACGGCATCGCCGACGGCGCCGCGCACGTCGGGTTCGCCCACGACGACGAAGGTGTGTCGGTCACGGCCAACGTGTTCACAACCCTCATCGGCCAGGACATGACGGCCGCCCTGGTCGACGACTCGACCGGAAGCACGCTGACGAGTGCGACTCACGGGTGACGCGTACGTCTCGCACGAACTCTCGGCACCCGTCGAGTCCGGTGCGACCGCGACGCTCGTGCTCACCGGTGGTGGCGGGAAGGAGTTACCGCGCGCGAGCGTGACCGACGAGTGAACCGAACCAGCGCACATCGGCACCCGTGACGGGGGCCGCGCCTCACGCGCGGCCCCGAGGCCCGAAGCGGCACGAACGGACGCCTTGCTCAACGAAGAAGGAAGCGCAATGAGAGCAACAACTCGCAATCGCAGACGTCGCTCGGCCGTGGCGGCCCTGAGCGTGGTCACCCTGGGGGCATCTCTGCTCCTCGCCGCGACGCCGGTCGCCGCGACGCCGGCCGCCGCGGACGGGCCCAGCGCCTCGATCATCTTGGGCGAGGTCAACGAGGAGAACGGTCTCCGCCAGATCGAGCAGGGTGACGGCACGACCGCACCCGTGACGGTTGGCGGGCTGAGCGCACGCAAGACCGTGCAGACTTCGGCGCCGGCGCAGCACATGTACTTCCAGGTCGACGACGCGGTCGCCTTCGATGGCGCCTTCGTCGCGTGCCTGCAAGTCGAGTACTTCGACGAGGGCGGGGCCACATTCCGCGTCCAGTACGACTCGACCAGCAGCGCGTACGCCGGGACGGGTTCGGTGAACCGCACCGGGTCGAACACGTGGAAGACGGCGGGCTTCGAGCTGATGGACGCCCGGTTCGCCAACCGCGAGAACGGCGGCGCCGACTTCCGCGTCGAGGCGGGCACGACCGGGGTGACCTTCCACAGCGTGAAGTTGACGATCATCCAGGAAGACGACGGCGTGACCCCGCCGTGCGCGGCCGCCGATCCCGAGCCGGAACCCACCCCCATCCGCTGGCGGCTCAAGTACGACGAGCCGTTCGAGAAGAAGATCCGCACTGAGGCGAGCCCATGGGTGCTCGACGACTACAGCGAACCGGTCGACGACTTCAACGACGACAACGGCGACCTCTACCGCCTTCAGCTCGGTCCCAAGTTCGACGCGGCGATGGCGACCATGCGGACCTACCGGCAGGAGACCGAGTTCGGCAAGGACGGCTGGCTCACGGCGTCCCTCTCCACGCGCGAGAGCGGCGGGCGAGTCGACGACAGCTATACCGACACTGCCGAACGTCCGTCGATCAAGACGGAGAAGCTGGAGACCGTAGGCGCCGTCGCCAAGATCGCCGTGCCTCACTACACAGGTGGCGCGATCATCCGCAACACCGAGCCGCTGCCGAAGTACTACCGCATCGAGTACGACCTCAAGACGCTCGACTTCGGCGGCTTGCGTAACGGCTCGCTGTTCTACGACGGCAAGTACAACGGGTACACCCTCGGGGAGTGCAAGACGTTCTACCCCTGGGTCGGCAACCCGAACGACATCGACCCGGCCGACCCCTGCGCCACCCGCTCCGTGCGGGAGGACAGCAACGAGGCGTACAACGCGTTCCACTTCATGTCGATCCTGGACTTCCCGGCGATGCCCCGGAACCTGGCGATGTACCACTGGCACCGCAAGGTGCTCATGGACCAGTTCAGCCCGGCCCCGTCCCGGAACACGAACGGCTACGACGTCTGCAACTCGCTGACCGGTGAGAAGTACCCCTGGGACACGAGCAACCGCACCACGGTGAACATGCTCTACTTCACGGGTTCGCTCGGTCAGTCGCAGACGTTCGTGACGAGCTGCGACCGTCGGCCGGTTTCCGGCGTGCAGAAGTCGGCCGTGGAGCTGCAGCCCGAGCTGATGCCCCATAAGGACTACGCGTTCGCCATCGAGCGCACCGAGGCGGGTTACACGCTCGAGGTGAGCGGCGTCTTCAAGAACGTCGGCAAGCAGACCTACCGGTTCACCCGGGGCTTCATCGACGACGACGCCGGCGTGATCGGGGCGAACGTCCCGATCTTCCACTACAACGTGGACGCCGAGGAGTACGACGGCCAGTTCAACACGTCGCACACCGCCCAGGGCGCGTTTGGCTCCAAGACGTGGGACAACCAGTGGCCGGCCGGCTCGGCCTACCCCGACTACTTCGTCATCGGTGAGCCGTACACGAACGTCGGTGAGGGCCAGGCCCGCATCGACAACATCCGGCTGTACGTGCCGAAGAAGTAAGCACGGGAAGGTCGCGGTCGAACTGACGCAGCCGCGCCCCTGGGACCTCAGACTGCACCCAGGGGCGCGGCCTGCGCTCCGAATTCACGCGATCCTTCATTTCGAGTCTTCGATTAGGGCCCCCGCTCGGGTTCGTGTCACCAGCCGCAAAGTAACTCTTGGTGATGGCCATTGAACGATGTGGTCAGGCTCTGTCCGCTTATGGTTGGCCGCAAAGTAACAGAGTGTTGCGTTTCAAGTCCGCTACGTCGCGATCACGGCTCTGACATACCGATCGGTAGCCGGACGGTTACCAATCATGTTTTTCCTGACCTTC
This region of Streptosporangium sp. NBC_01495 genomic DNA includes:
- a CDS encoding winged helix DNA-binding domain-containing protein, whose product is MIDQRQVMNFRVQAQQLDRAEGTLGNTAVLDIGAQETGPDGGRWALAMRGVDVAALSVEDLILLWTVRGAPHLYRRADVGKVAAAVEPFSDADAGKRIYDAARPLKAADIGNLAALDEVAAQMRAIVTKPMAKGDVSGRLAEVMPEPYLRFCRSCDATHLHEMPFRLAAVRAGLELQLDTSPPVLQRTAGFKKAVASGDRFDLIRAYLRLLGPATPKHVADYLDTTVKDVKARWPEDVIEVTVGGEARSLLAADEPALESADATATRLLGPFDLFLQAKDRATLVPGTAHAKELWPVLGRPGAVLVDGELVGTWRPRKSGKTLKVAVQPWHKLPATTRDDIVEQAERLAAYRTVSLAGVEFTT
- a CDS encoding protein kinase domain-containing protein, with amino-acid sequence MEPLRQGDPRQAGAYRLEGRLGGGGMGQVFLGRSRGGRPVAVKLVRPELADDAGFRRRFAQEVEAARRVGGFYTAQVVDADPDADPPWLVTAYIPGPSLHQAVATHGPLPAEAITVLGAGLAEGLGAIHACDLVHRDLKPSNVILAADGPRVIDFGITRALDATSHTLSHVVVGTPSFMSPEQARGHEIGQPSDVFSLGLVLAFAATGRSPFGTGPAQAIVYRIVHDGPDLTGMPAHLADLVRRCLAKDPGDRARVADLLEELTNPTQTITQWPPPPIATMITERLVQTSTALASEVEARVRELIGRGKNVEAIKLVRQRTDLGLKDAKELVDAIAAGYAVPAAGPGMPGLPGSPGGPGQVVDAETRAGAEELIAKGKLIKAITLVRQRTGLGLKEAKDYCEALRDGRPWREELHAALVGLGYSGKDADAAVDAVAADLTGDEVPLIHTLLKSAIRKLSRKERPPRPPGAGHPVAISHGVGTTTAAVTLALLCLPGLLYLVSKTVEYLQDPDAPTELIAVNMAVGIVEAVLLATGALLLFQHKMAGRWMIAATGGAAALHGMSVSVQYLLVGGPPSVAAIAFVVGPLTAVSAAAAMIMAIHPSTGRWCLRRS
- a CDS encoding helix-turn-helix domain-containing protein, whose protein sequence is MVTTGMATTRKSSSTTKAFELLETVASAGTAGASLYDPAAASHVAVSTAHRYAASLLELGVLEKDGGGRYRLVDITMTKKDTIDHPDRPSRFGYGATQIEAEVPYTVFKDSPSVDMSVALHNPADTAKSYEYWTCTTLAPGEESTWGSPTMDIVTNVDTIRYDSAYRWMADVEQPAHPQTPTDRHLVLDKIKKMSEWRSDGIADGAAHVGFAHDDEGVSVTANVFTTLIGQDMTAALVDDSTGSTLTSATHG